In Ficedula albicollis isolate OC2 chromosome 19, FicAlb1.5, whole genome shotgun sequence, one DNA window encodes the following:
- the LOC101818404 gene encoding hydroperoxide isomerase ALOXE3, with amino-acid sequence MAVYKVTVATGDMVEAGTNNSISITLVGSYGESRRTTVSFLFLPGKERSLSVHCGQDLGPIVLIRLHKWRLFLEDAWFCKDVRVTAPNGTLYRFPCYQWLEGVTTVEVREGSGKKLVDDKLQILKEHRSQELAARQEAYRWKNFAQGWPRCLNVDSIFELDSNIQFSRIRANNFTGFLIFQGASHFLSGFLLRRTSWNSLDEMRTVFSRTQGRDIVPEYVAKHWQEDDFFGYQFLNGNNPIIIHRCTTLPLNFPVTPEMVAGSLGGGTDLGKELQEGRIFIVDYKVLEDIPTDTIYGRQQHIAAPLCLLHQGIDGLLRPIAIQLSQTPGPCSPIFLPSDDEWDWLLAKTWVRNADFYSHQLLTHLLRTHLFGEVFAIATLRHLPTCHPLFKLLMPHFHFTLHINTLARTVLINRGGLIDKGSGVTYEGLLLVVQQGLEQVTYTSLCLPDDICHRGMSHVPNYHYRDDGMRLWEAIESFVSGIVTFYYRGDAAVSGDTELQAWVMDIFTNGFLGRTSSGVPSSLQTVAELIKFLTMVMFTCSAQHAAVNNGQYDLGAFVPNAPSSMRHPPPCEKGRAFLQHFLDTIPEVATTANILVALILLSSQLKDRRLLGQYPEEWFTEAEPRRLIRAFQGRLEEIRDRIEERNHLAELRYNYLNPLETENSISI; translated from the exons ATGGCCGTCTACAAGGTGACAGTGGCAACAGGTGACATGGTGGAAGCTGGGACCAACAACTCCATCTCCATCACGTTGGTGGGCAGCTACGGCGAGAGCCGCAGGACCACGGTCTCCTTCTTGTTCCTGCCAGGGAAG gAGAGGAGCCTGTCTGTGCACTGTGGGCAGGACTTGGGCCCCATTGTCCTCATCCGCTTGCATAAGTGGCGGCTCTTCCTGGAGGATGCCTGGTTCTGCAAGGATGTCCGTGTGACAGCCCCCAATGGGACCCTGTATCGCTTCCCCTGCTACCAGTGGCTGGAAGGGGTCACCACAGTGGAGGTGCGGGAAGGCTCAG GGAAGAAGCTGGTGGACGACAAGCTGCAGATCCTCAAGGAACATCGTAgtcaggagctggcagcacgGCAGGAGGCTTACcg GTGGAAGAACTTCGCCCAGGGCTGGCCCCGTTGCCTGAATGTGGATTCCATCTTTGAGCTGGACTCCAACATCCAATTCTCTCGCATCAGGGCCAACAACTTCACCGGTTTCCTCATCTTCCA AGGGGCCTCCCACTTTCTGTCAGGGTTCCTACTGAGACGCACCTCCTGGAACAGCCTGGATGAGATGCGCACCGTCTTCTCCCGGACACAGGGCAGAGACATTG TCCCTGAGTACGTGGCCAAGCACTGGCAAGAAGATGACTTCTTCGGTTACCAGTTCCTCAATGGCAACAACCCCATCATCATCCATCGCTGCACCACGCTGCCGCTCAATTTCCCGGTGACACCAGAGATGGTTGCTGGCTCACTGGGAGGTGGCACTGACCTGGGCAAGGAGCTGCAAGAAGGTCGGATTTTCATTGTGGACTACAAGGTGCTGGAGGACATCCCAACCGACACCATTTATGGACGCCAGCAGCACATAGCGGCCCCGCTCTGCCTGCTTCATCAGGGCATCGATGGGCTCCTGCGCCCCATCGCCATCCAG CTCAGCCAAACACCAGgaccctgcagccccatctTCCTGCCGAGTGATGATGAGTGGGACTGGCTGTTGGCCAAGACCTGGGTGCGCAATGCCGACTTCTACAGCCACCAGCTCCTCACCCACCTGCTGAGGACCCACCTGTTTGGGGAGGTCTTTGCCATCGCCACCCTGCGCCACCTGCCCACCTGTCATCCCCTCTTCAAG CTTCTCATGCCCCACTTCCACTTCACGCTGCACATCAACACCTTGGCCCGCACTGTGCTCATCAACCGGGGTGGCCTCATCGACAAG GGATCAGGGGTGACCTATGAGGGGTTGCTGCTGGTGGTGCAGCAAGGCCTGGAGCAGGTGACCTACACATCCCTGTGCCTCCCCGATGACATCTGCCACCGTGGcatgtcccatgtccccaacTACCACTACCGAGATGATGGGATGAGACTCTGGGAAGCCATTGAGAG CTTTGTCAGCGGCATTGTGACGTTCTACTATCGTGGGGATGCAGCAGTGAGCGGGGACACCGAGCTGCAGGCCTGGGTGATGGACATCTTCACCAACGGCTTCCTGGGCAGGACCTCCTCAG GTGTTCCCTCCTCGCTGCAGACAGTGGCGGAGCTCATCAAGTTCCTCACCATGGTGATGTTCACCTGCTCAGCGCAGCACGCGGCTGTCAACAACGGGCAG TATGATCTGGGAGCCTTCGTGCCAAACGCCCCGTCCTCCATGCGCCACCCACCACCCTGCGAGAAGGGCCGGGCCTTCCTCCAGCACTTCCTCGACACCATCCCTGAGGTGGCCACCACTGCCAACATCCTGGTGGCCCTCATTCTCCTCAGCTCTCAGCTCAAGGACAGG AGGCTCCTGGGACAGTACCCGGAGGAGTGGTTCACAGAGGCAGAACCCCGCCGGCTCATCCGAGCCTTCCAAGGGCGGCTGGAGGAGATCCGGGACCGGATTGAGGAGAGGAACCACCTGGCTGAGCTGAGATACAACTACCTGAACCCGCTGGAGACGGAGAACAGCATCTCCAtctga